One Trichoplusia ni isolate ovarian cell line Hi5 chromosome 6, tn1, whole genome shotgun sequence DNA segment encodes these proteins:
- the LOC113494740 gene encoding uncharacterized protein LOC113494740 isoform X2 gives MADEDEIDILGDFSFNSCFAQNNQGIFKEGSPRKLYGNKSFDKNYNDSHTAWSPAEREILIREMAKYGRNVRKISQTLKTKTEAEIQALIEAEYGVNLETPSFGLEKHEDHDNVPAVVQEEIVTDDVTSINNIINMVTTGAPTITMPKKPYRKKNNSKSLLKPNVLDKSSDLIAINPAEILHEDDLVIGSTESIGSDLELADIVSKNIVKYQAKVKAEKKIGNHRRKVSRNYDKGSRNKSKELLKSPPGRQRKDSSLSEDSLKSPKMQIVLGSGLALPVSEGEQVIKIEKKKDSEPESDIEIDVDSDSEGSSIKTTPKKEDTAKTGSQEAPIAVPLSRFEPMPKRHKKINLDGGGGYTIMHTEAGDLFAVGAEPRRERPPRKQHVQLLRCRTYSADRPAPFEVQLHVSTLLLMDAHGHTSRGEVMGLLGGARVGPALRLAAYRVARAAAGSTHCDMDPVSQSQAAESLRAAGLRVCGWQHSHPQFPAWPSALDLSSQRALQAALDWRLPFVGLITSQHWPTGRTASQYRCIRVEDDDKADVPTGYQFSVKLVPDLSAAGLAAFLQELRGVLLDRDSDRYAVDMLHDVCPQAKLTYLEKFISSATHHLRSAGYEDDDPFVKQVIQGIRDIFR, from the exons atggcGGATGAAGACGAAATTGACATTTTAggagatttttcttttaattcctGTTTTGCTCAAAATAATCAAGGAAT atttaaggaAGGATCACCAAGAAAGCTTTATGGCAACAAGTCATTTGACAAAAACTATAATGACTCTCACACAGCTTGGAGTCCGGCTGAAAGGGAGATTCTCATTAGAGAAATG GCAAAATATGGGAGAAATGTACGAAAAATATCGCAAACCTTAAAAACAAAGACTGAAGCAGAGATACAGGCATTAATAGAAGCTGAATATGGAGTGAACTTAGAGACTCCATCATTTGGGCTGGAGAAACATGAGGACCATGACAATGTGCCAGCAGTAGTACAAGAAGAAATAGTCACTGATGATGTCACcagcataaataatattattaacatggTCACCACTGGAGCACCCACAATAACCATGCCAAAGAAACCTtacagaaagaaaaacaattctaaaagtTTACTCAAACCCAATGTATTAGATAAAAGCTCTGACCTAATAGCTATAAACCCCGCAGAAATATTGCATGAAGATGACCTTGTGATAGGCTCAACAGAATCCATTGGTTCTGATCTAGAATTAGCTGATATTGTGTCTAAGAACATTGTGAAGTATCAGGCTAAAGTTAAAGCTGAAAAAAAGATAGGTAATCATAGAAGGAAAGTGTCAAGGAACTATGATAAGGGGAGTAGGAACAAGAGTAAGGAGTTGCTGAAGTCACCTCCGGGGAGACAGAGGAAGGACTCCAGTTTGTCTGAGGATAGTTTGAAAAGTCCTAAGATGCAGATAGTATTGGGATCTGGACTGGCCTTGCCAGTGTCTGAAGGAGAGCAAGTG ataaaaattgaaaagaagaaagactcaGAACCAGAAAGTGATATAGAGATAGATGTGGACAGTGATAGTGAGGGTAGTTCTATAAAGACAACACCCAAAAAGGAGGATACTGCTAAGACGGGGTCCCAAGAGGCTCCCATAGCTGTGCCACTCAGCAGGTTCGAGCCTATGCCCAAGAGacataagaaaattaatttg GACGGCGGCGGCGGCTACACCATAATGCACACGGAGGCGGGCGACCTGTTCGCGGTGGGCGCCGAGCCGCGTCGCGAGCGCCCGCCGCGCAAGCAACACGTGCAGCTGCTGCGCTGCCGGACATACAGTGCGGACAGACCG GCTCCCTTTGAGGTCCAGTTGCACGTGTCGACGCTGCTGCTTATGGACGCACACGGGCACACGTCCCGCGGCGAGGTCATGGGGCTGCTGGGAGGGGCTCGCGTCGGGCCCGCACTGCGCCTGGCCGCATACCGCGTGGCCAGGGCGGCGGCCGGGAGCACGCACTGTGACATGGACCCCG TGAGCCAGTCCCAGGCGGCGGAGTCGCTCCGCGCGGCGGGGCTGCGCGTGTGCGGCTGGCAGCACTCGCACCCGCAGTTCCCGGCGTGGCCGTCGGCGCTGGACCTGAGCTCGCAGCGCGCGCTGCAGGCCGCGCTGGACTGGCGCCTGCCCTTCGTGGGCCTCATCACCTCGCAGCACTGGCCCACCGGCCGGACCGCCTCGCAGTACCG TTGCATCCGCGTGGAGGACGATGACAAGGCGGACGTGCCGACAGGCTACCAGTTCAGCGTGAAGCTGGTCCCGGACCTGTCTGCCGCGGGACTGGCCGCCTTCCTGCAGGAGCTGCGCGGCGTGCTGCTGGACCGCGACAGCGACCGCTACGCAGTGGACATGCTGCACGACGTCTGTCCGCAGGCCAAGCTCACCTATCTAGAGAAA TTCATTTCAAGTGCAACGCATCACCTCCGATCAGCTGGTTACGAAGATGATGACCCATTCGTTAAACAAGTGATACAAGGCATAAGAGATATATTTAGATAG
- the LOC113494740 gene encoding uncharacterized protein LOC113494740 isoform X1, which translates to MADEDEIDILGDFSFNSCFAQNNQGIPSCSNREDTVHPQWLLDSTETNWYDKQSNRFKEGSPRKLYGNKSFDKNYNDSHTAWSPAEREILIREMAKYGRNVRKISQTLKTKTEAEIQALIEAEYGVNLETPSFGLEKHEDHDNVPAVVQEEIVTDDVTSINNIINMVTTGAPTITMPKKPYRKKNNSKSLLKPNVLDKSSDLIAINPAEILHEDDLVIGSTESIGSDLELADIVSKNIVKYQAKVKAEKKIGNHRRKVSRNYDKGSRNKSKELLKSPPGRQRKDSSLSEDSLKSPKMQIVLGSGLALPVSEGEQVIKIEKKKDSEPESDIEIDVDSDSEGSSIKTTPKKEDTAKTGSQEAPIAVPLSRFEPMPKRHKKINLDGGGGYTIMHTEAGDLFAVGAEPRRERPPRKQHVQLLRCRTYSADRPAPFEVQLHVSTLLLMDAHGHTSRGEVMGLLGGARVGPALRLAAYRVARAAAGSTHCDMDPVSQSQAAESLRAAGLRVCGWQHSHPQFPAWPSALDLSSQRALQAALDWRLPFVGLITSQHWPTGRTASQYRCIRVEDDDKADVPTGYQFSVKLVPDLSAAGLAAFLQELRGVLLDRDSDRYAVDMLHDVCPQAKLTYLEKFISSATHHLRSAGYEDDDPFVKQVIQGIRDIFR; encoded by the exons atggcGGATGAAGACGAAATTGACATTTTAggagatttttcttttaattcctGTTTTGCTCAAAATAATCAAGGAAT ACCTTCTTGCTCCAACCGGGAGGACACGGTGCATCCACAATGGCTTTTAGACTCCACGGAGACAAATTGGTATGACAAGCAAAGCAATAG atttaaggaAGGATCACCAAGAAAGCTTTATGGCAACAAGTCATTTGACAAAAACTATAATGACTCTCACACAGCTTGGAGTCCGGCTGAAAGGGAGATTCTCATTAGAGAAATG GCAAAATATGGGAGAAATGTACGAAAAATATCGCAAACCTTAAAAACAAAGACTGAAGCAGAGATACAGGCATTAATAGAAGCTGAATATGGAGTGAACTTAGAGACTCCATCATTTGGGCTGGAGAAACATGAGGACCATGACAATGTGCCAGCAGTAGTACAAGAAGAAATAGTCACTGATGATGTCACcagcataaataatattattaacatggTCACCACTGGAGCACCCACAATAACCATGCCAAAGAAACCTtacagaaagaaaaacaattctaaaagtTTACTCAAACCCAATGTATTAGATAAAAGCTCTGACCTAATAGCTATAAACCCCGCAGAAATATTGCATGAAGATGACCTTGTGATAGGCTCAACAGAATCCATTGGTTCTGATCTAGAATTAGCTGATATTGTGTCTAAGAACATTGTGAAGTATCAGGCTAAAGTTAAAGCTGAAAAAAAGATAGGTAATCATAGAAGGAAAGTGTCAAGGAACTATGATAAGGGGAGTAGGAACAAGAGTAAGGAGTTGCTGAAGTCACCTCCGGGGAGACAGAGGAAGGACTCCAGTTTGTCTGAGGATAGTTTGAAAAGTCCTAAGATGCAGATAGTATTGGGATCTGGACTGGCCTTGCCAGTGTCTGAAGGAGAGCAAGTG ataaaaattgaaaagaagaaagactcaGAACCAGAAAGTGATATAGAGATAGATGTGGACAGTGATAGTGAGGGTAGTTCTATAAAGACAACACCCAAAAAGGAGGATACTGCTAAGACGGGGTCCCAAGAGGCTCCCATAGCTGTGCCACTCAGCAGGTTCGAGCCTATGCCCAAGAGacataagaaaattaatttg GACGGCGGCGGCGGCTACACCATAATGCACACGGAGGCGGGCGACCTGTTCGCGGTGGGCGCCGAGCCGCGTCGCGAGCGCCCGCCGCGCAAGCAACACGTGCAGCTGCTGCGCTGCCGGACATACAGTGCGGACAGACCG GCTCCCTTTGAGGTCCAGTTGCACGTGTCGACGCTGCTGCTTATGGACGCACACGGGCACACGTCCCGCGGCGAGGTCATGGGGCTGCTGGGAGGGGCTCGCGTCGGGCCCGCACTGCGCCTGGCCGCATACCGCGTGGCCAGGGCGGCGGCCGGGAGCACGCACTGTGACATGGACCCCG TGAGCCAGTCCCAGGCGGCGGAGTCGCTCCGCGCGGCGGGGCTGCGCGTGTGCGGCTGGCAGCACTCGCACCCGCAGTTCCCGGCGTGGCCGTCGGCGCTGGACCTGAGCTCGCAGCGCGCGCTGCAGGCCGCGCTGGACTGGCGCCTGCCCTTCGTGGGCCTCATCACCTCGCAGCACTGGCCCACCGGCCGGACCGCCTCGCAGTACCG TTGCATCCGCGTGGAGGACGATGACAAGGCGGACGTGCCGACAGGCTACCAGTTCAGCGTGAAGCTGGTCCCGGACCTGTCTGCCGCGGGACTGGCCGCCTTCCTGCAGGAGCTGCGCGGCGTGCTGCTGGACCGCGACAGCGACCGCTACGCAGTGGACATGCTGCACGACGTCTGTCCGCAGGCCAAGCTCACCTATCTAGAGAAA TTCATTTCAAGTGCAACGCATCACCTCCGATCAGCTGGTTACGAAGATGATGACCCATTCGTTAAACAAGTGATACAAGGCATAAGAGATATATTTAGATAG
- the LOC113494740 gene encoding uncharacterized protein LOC113494740 isoform X3, whose protein sequence is MADEDEIDILGDFSFNSCFAQNNQGIPSCSNREDTVHPQWLLDSTETNWYDKQSNRFKEGSPRKLYGNKSFDKNYNDSHTAWSPAEREILIREMAKYGRNVRKISQTLKTKTEAEIQALIEAEYGVNLETPSFGLEKHEDHDNVPAVVQEEIVTDDVTSINNIINMVTTGAPTITMPKKPYRKKNNSKSLLKPNVLDKSSDLIAINPAEILHEDDLVIGSTESIGSDLELADIVSKNIVKYQAKVKAEKKIGNHRRKVSRNYDKGSRNKSKELLKSPPGRQRKDSSLSEDSLKSPKMQIVLGSGLALPVSEGEQVIKIEKKKDSEPESDIEIDVDSDSEGSSIKTTPKKEDTAKTGSQEAPIAVPLSRFEPMPKRHKKINLDGGGGYTIMHTEAGDLFAVGAEPRRERPPRKQHVQLLRCRTYSADRPAPFEVQLHVSTLLLMDAHGHTSRGEVMGLLGGARVGPALRLAAYRVARAAAGSTHCDMDPVFLRLPSEPVPGGGVAPRGGAARVRLAALAPAVPGVAVGAGPELAARAAGRAGLAPALRGPHHLAALAHRPDRLAVPLHPRGGR, encoded by the exons atggcGGATGAAGACGAAATTGACATTTTAggagatttttcttttaattcctGTTTTGCTCAAAATAATCAAGGAAT ACCTTCTTGCTCCAACCGGGAGGACACGGTGCATCCACAATGGCTTTTAGACTCCACGGAGACAAATTGGTATGACAAGCAAAGCAATAG atttaaggaAGGATCACCAAGAAAGCTTTATGGCAACAAGTCATTTGACAAAAACTATAATGACTCTCACACAGCTTGGAGTCCGGCTGAAAGGGAGATTCTCATTAGAGAAATG GCAAAATATGGGAGAAATGTACGAAAAATATCGCAAACCTTAAAAACAAAGACTGAAGCAGAGATACAGGCATTAATAGAAGCTGAATATGGAGTGAACTTAGAGACTCCATCATTTGGGCTGGAGAAACATGAGGACCATGACAATGTGCCAGCAGTAGTACAAGAAGAAATAGTCACTGATGATGTCACcagcataaataatattattaacatggTCACCACTGGAGCACCCACAATAACCATGCCAAAGAAACCTtacagaaagaaaaacaattctaaaagtTTACTCAAACCCAATGTATTAGATAAAAGCTCTGACCTAATAGCTATAAACCCCGCAGAAATATTGCATGAAGATGACCTTGTGATAGGCTCAACAGAATCCATTGGTTCTGATCTAGAATTAGCTGATATTGTGTCTAAGAACATTGTGAAGTATCAGGCTAAAGTTAAAGCTGAAAAAAAGATAGGTAATCATAGAAGGAAAGTGTCAAGGAACTATGATAAGGGGAGTAGGAACAAGAGTAAGGAGTTGCTGAAGTCACCTCCGGGGAGACAGAGGAAGGACTCCAGTTTGTCTGAGGATAGTTTGAAAAGTCCTAAGATGCAGATAGTATTGGGATCTGGACTGGCCTTGCCAGTGTCTGAAGGAGAGCAAGTG ataaaaattgaaaagaagaaagactcaGAACCAGAAAGTGATATAGAGATAGATGTGGACAGTGATAGTGAGGGTAGTTCTATAAAGACAACACCCAAAAAGGAGGATACTGCTAAGACGGGGTCCCAAGAGGCTCCCATAGCTGTGCCACTCAGCAGGTTCGAGCCTATGCCCAAGAGacataagaaaattaatttg GACGGCGGCGGCGGCTACACCATAATGCACACGGAGGCGGGCGACCTGTTCGCGGTGGGCGCCGAGCCGCGTCGCGAGCGCCCGCCGCGCAAGCAACACGTGCAGCTGCTGCGCTGCCGGACATACAGTGCGGACAGACCG GCTCCCTTTGAGGTCCAGTTGCACGTGTCGACGCTGCTGCTTATGGACGCACACGGGCACACGTCCCGCGGCGAGGTCATGGGGCTGCTGGGAGGGGCTCGCGTCGGGCCCGCACTGCGCCTGGCCGCATACCGCGTGGCCAGGGCGGCGGCCGGGAGCACGCACTGTGACATGGACCCCG TTTTCCTCCGTCTGCCCAGTGAGCCAGTCCCAGGCGGCGGAGTCGCTCCGCGCGGCGGGGCTGCGCGTGTGCGGCTGGCAGCACTCGCACCCGCAGTTCCCGGCGTGGCCGTCGGCGCTGGACCTGAGCTCGCAGCGCGCGCTGCAGGCCGCGCTGGACTGGCGCCTGCCCTTCGTGGGCCTCATCACCTCGCAGCACTGGCCCACCGGCCGGACCGCCTCGCAGTACCG TTGCATCCGCGTGGAGGACGATGA